One region of Athene noctua chromosome 18, bAthNoc1.hap1.1, whole genome shotgun sequence genomic DNA includes:
- the CHMP6 gene encoding charged multivesicular body protein 6 yields the protein MGNLFGRKRRSRVTDQDKAVLQLKQQRDKLKQYQKRISLNLERERALARQLLKEGKKEKAMLLLKKKRYQEQLLDKTENQISNLERMVQDIEFTQIEMKVLEGLKIGNECLNKMHQVMSIEEVERIIGETQDAVEYQRQIDEILAGGLTEEDEDAILEELNTITQEQMELPEVPSEPLPEQIPEASPVKNRPKPELVAAS from the exons ATGGGGAACCTCTTCGGGCGGAAGCGGCGGAGCCGCGTCACCGACCAGGACAAGGCGGTGCTG CAACTGAAGCAGCAGCGGGACAAGCTGAAGCAGTACCAGAAGCGGATAAGCCTGAACCTGGAGCGGGAGCGAGCGCTGGCCCGGCAGCTGCTGAAGGAGGGCAAGAAAGA AAAAGCCATGCTCTTGCTAAAGAAGAAGCGTTACCAAGAGCAACTTCTagataaaacagaaaaccaaatcaGCAACTTGGAGCGGATG gtCCAGGATATTGAGTTCACCCAGATCGAAATGAAGGTCCTTGAGGGCCTGAAAATAGGCAATGAGTGTCTGAACAAAATGCACCAG GTTATGTCCATAGAAGAAGTAGAACGAATAATCGGTGAAACCCAAGATGCTGTGGAGTACCAGAGG CAAATAGATGAGATACTGGCTGGTGGCCTGACTGAGGAAGATGAAGATGCCATTCTAGAAGAATTAAACACTATTACTCAG GAACAGATGGAGCTTCCTGAAGTTCCTTCTGAGCCGCTGCCAGAACAGATCCCAG aagcGTCACCCGTCAAGAACAGGCCAAAACCAGAACTGGTGGCAGCATCTTAA